The following coding sequences lie in one Euhalothece natronophila Z-M001 genomic window:
- a CDS encoding SH3 domain-containing protein: MSFSGFIQFILGFLVGVLVLTGAGAATAYFFFNQLAQNPPMPVYEQEEESEEPSEVEEETAVEPEPEPEPEPEPETIQDRFGEQAFEARVTWSDGLSLRDEPAEGSSRVGGVQYDDKLVVIERQGDWQRVYVPDTGQEAWVKAGNVQQVD, encoded by the coding sequence ATGAGTTTTTCTGGTTTTATACAATTTATCTTAGGCTTTTTGGTTGGTGTGCTAGTTTTAACCGGCGCTGGAGCTGCCACAGCTTACTTCTTTTTCAATCAACTTGCACAAAACCCTCCGATGCCTGTTTATGAGCAAGAGGAAGAGTCTGAAGAACCTTCAGAAGTAGAAGAAGAGACAGCCGTTGAGCCTGAACCAGAGCCAGAACCAGAACCAGAGCCGGAAACGATTCAGGATCGGTTTGGGGAACAAGCCTTTGAAGCGCGAGTAACTTGGTCAGATGGCTTAAGTTTACGAGATGAGCCAGCCGAGGGGTCATCAAGAGTTGGCGGTGTGCAGTACGATGATAAATTAGTGGTTATTGAAAGGCAGGGCGATTGGCAACGAGTTTACGTACCTGATACGGGTCAAGAGGCTTGGGTAAAAGCGGGAAATGTCCAACAAGTTGATTAA